The following coding sequences are from one Rathayibacter sp. SW19 window:
- a CDS encoding exonuclease domain-containing protein has translation MPLDFTAIDFETANSSSASACSVGLVKVRDGKAVDRVGWLIQPPAGHDEFLEWNTRIHGIRSEDVLGAVGWREQLPELVAFADGDILVAHNAGFDMGVIRGACAATALPCPSFDYLCSLQVARRTYHLDSYRLPVAAMAAGFEDFHHHDALADSEACAAIMVHAAKRHGAESMAQLADAVAVHLGHIGAIADAA, from the coding sequence GTGCCCCTGGACTTCACCGCAATCGACTTCGAAACCGCGAACTCCAGCAGCGCATCGGCGTGTTCCGTGGGGCTGGTGAAGGTGCGCGACGGCAAGGCCGTCGACCGGGTCGGTTGGCTGATCCAGCCACCGGCAGGCCACGATGAGTTCCTCGAATGGAACACGCGCATCCACGGCATCCGTTCCGAGGACGTGCTCGGTGCCGTCGGCTGGCGCGAACAGCTGCCCGAACTTGTCGCATTCGCCGACGGCGACATCCTTGTGGCGCACAACGCCGGATTCGACATGGGCGTGATCCGCGGTGCGTGCGCGGCGACGGCACTGCCATGCCCGAGTTTCGACTATCTGTGCAGCCTGCAGGTCGCGCGCAGGACCTACCATTTGGACTCCTACCGCCTGCCCGTCGCTGCGATGGCAGCGGGGTTTGAAGACTTCCATCACCACGACGCTCTCGCCGACTCGGAAGCGTGCGCGGCGATCATGGTGCATGCGGCCAAGCGGCATGGCGCCGAATCGATGGCTCAGTTGGCGGATGCCGTGGCCGTGCACCTCGGGCACATCGGTGCCATCGCCGACGCTGCCTGA
- a CDS encoding NAD(P) transhydrogenase subunit alpha: MDAVTLLTVVVLSVFVGFEVVSKVTSKLHTPLMSGANAIHGIILVGAIIVAGQTSNPWLLGIALVAVVLATANMVGGFVVTDRMLEMFRGRKPVTKPAAAPGAAVGPVAGQAAGQVAGPAPKKDDAE, translated from the coding sequence ATGGATGCTGTGACGCTCTTGACGGTGGTCGTGCTGTCGGTGTTCGTCGGCTTCGAGGTCGTCTCGAAAGTGACGAGCAAATTGCACACTCCGTTGATGTCTGGTGCGAATGCGATCCACGGCATCATCCTGGTCGGAGCGATCATCGTCGCCGGCCAGACGAGCAACCCGTGGCTGCTCGGCATTGCGTTGGTGGCGGTCGTGCTGGCCACAGCGAACATGGTCGGCGGCTTCGTTGTCACTGACAGGATGCTGGAGATGTTCCGGGGCAGAAAGCCTGTGACAAAGCCGGCAGCCGCGCCCGGTGCGGCGGTCGGCCCGGTCGCCGGGCAGGCAGCTGGTCAGGTCGCCGGCCCGGCACCGAAGAAGGATGACGCCGAGTGA
- the glpX gene encoding class II fructose-bisphosphatase, which translates to MTNTDTASLYLHPDRNLALELVRATEAAAIRAAPWIGKGRKNDADGAAVDAMRTFLGTVNFDGVVVIGEGEKDNAPMLYNGEHVGNGRGPSCDIAVDPIDGTSLTAAGRQNALSMIAVSDRGSMYDPSAVFYMNKIVCDASGIGVIDIRKPVAENIRALAKAKGKEVGEMRIAILDRPRHTELIDEVHSAGAGTRLLLDGDVAGGINAARYESYIDMCVGVGGTPEGIITACAVKALGGLIQAQLRPKDDAERQRAIDAGHDLDRVLEAEDLVKGDNTYFVATGVTNGELVRGVERKGPIIRTESVVLRSKSGTVRRVVADHLVEKWL; encoded by the coding sequence GTGACCAACACCGACACCGCGTCGCTCTATTTGCACCCCGACCGCAACCTCGCACTCGAGCTGGTCCGTGCCACCGAGGCGGCGGCGATTCGCGCCGCACCGTGGATCGGCAAGGGACGCAAGAACGATGCCGACGGTGCCGCCGTGGATGCGATGCGCACATTTCTCGGTACCGTCAATTTCGACGGCGTCGTCGTGATCGGCGAAGGGGAGAAGGACAACGCCCCGATGCTGTACAACGGCGAGCACGTCGGCAATGGCAGAGGGCCTTCGTGCGACATCGCCGTGGACCCGATCGACGGAACGTCGCTCACGGCGGCGGGCCGGCAGAACGCGCTCTCCATGATCGCGGTGTCCGATCGGGGCAGCATGTACGACCCGTCGGCCGTGTTCTACATGAACAAGATCGTGTGTGACGCATCGGGAATCGGGGTCATCGACATTCGCAAGCCGGTCGCGGAGAATATCCGTGCACTTGCGAAGGCGAAGGGCAAAGAGGTCGGCGAAATGCGGATCGCCATCCTCGACCGGCCGCGCCACACCGAGTTGATCGACGAGGTCCACTCGGCGGGAGCAGGCACCCGATTGCTCCTGGACGGCGACGTCGCCGGCGGGATCAATGCCGCCCGCTACGAGTCATACATCGACATGTGCGTCGGGGTCGGCGGCACGCCCGAGGGCATCATTACCGCGTGCGCGGTGAAAGCGCTCGGCGGCCTGATCCAGGCCCAGTTGCGGCCGAAAGACGACGCGGAGCGACAGCGGGCCATCGACGCAGGGCATGACCTGGATCGCGTGCTCGAAGCCGAGGACCTGGTCAAGGGCGACAACACTTATTTCGTCGCCACCGGCGTCACCAACGGTGAACTCGTGCGCGGAGTCGAACGCAAGGGTCCGATCATTCGCACCGAGTCCGTCGTTCTTCGCTCGAAGTCGGGCACTGTTCGCCGGGTGGTCGCAGACCACCTCGTGGAGAAGTGGCTCTAG
- the ychF gene encoding redox-regulated ATPase YchF, which produces MALTIGIVGLPNVGKSTLFNALTKNQVLAANYPFATIEPNIGVVNLPDARLDKLAEIFSSERILPAAVSFVDIAGIVRGASEGEGLGNKFLATIREADAIAQVVRGFSDPDVVHVDGAVDPKSDLETINTELILADLETLEKAIKRYDKEVRGKKLDASVLAAAQEALEVLQKGTPLSAASLDLAPIAELGLLTAKPFIYVFNVDEAVLTDAAKKQALADLVAPAQAVFLDAKIESELIDLDPADAAELLASTGQDESGLDQLARIGFDTLGLQTYLTAGPKESRAWTIHKGWKAPQAAGVIHTDFERGFIKAEVISFEDLVETGSVHEARAKGKARMEGKEYVMKDGDVVEFRFNV; this is translated from the coding sequence GTGGCTCTCACTATTGGAATCGTCGGCCTGCCCAATGTCGGCAAGTCAACCCTGTTCAACGCGCTGACCAAGAATCAGGTGCTCGCGGCGAATTATCCGTTTGCGACGATCGAGCCGAACATCGGCGTCGTCAACCTCCCGGATGCACGGCTGGACAAGCTGGCCGAGATCTTCTCAAGCGAACGCATCCTGCCCGCTGCGGTCTCGTTCGTCGACATCGCCGGCATCGTGCGTGGTGCGAGCGAGGGGGAGGGGCTCGGCAACAAGTTCCTCGCGACGATTAGAGAAGCGGATGCGATTGCTCAAGTCGTGCGCGGATTCTCCGATCCCGATGTGGTGCACGTCGACGGGGCGGTCGACCCGAAGTCGGACCTGGAGACCATCAACACCGAGCTGATCCTCGCCGACTTGGAGACGCTTGAGAAGGCGATCAAGCGCTACGACAAGGAGGTGCGCGGAAAAAAGCTCGACGCATCCGTTCTCGCCGCGGCGCAGGAAGCGCTCGAGGTGCTGCAGAAAGGCACGCCGTTGTCGGCCGCATCGCTTGACCTCGCGCCGATCGCAGAACTCGGGCTGTTGACGGCGAAGCCGTTCATCTATGTCTTCAACGTCGATGAGGCCGTTCTGACGGATGCCGCCAAGAAGCAGGCGCTCGCCGATCTGGTCGCGCCGGCACAGGCCGTGTTCCTGGACGCGAAGATCGAGTCGGAACTGATCGATCTCGACCCGGCGGATGCTGCTGAGCTGCTCGCATCGACCGGTCAGGATGAGAGCGGGCTGGATCAGCTCGCGCGCATCGGCTTCGACACGCTCGGGCTGCAGACCTATCTGACAGCGGGCCCGAAAGAGTCGCGTGCCTGGACCATCCACAAGGGCTGGAAGGCCCCCCAAGCCGCCGGGGTGATTCACACCGACTTCGAGCGCGGCTTCATAAAGGCTGAGGTGATCTCATTCGAGGACCTGGTGGAGACCGGGTCTGTGCACGAGGCGCGCGCGAAGGGCAAGGCGCGCATGGAGGGCAAAGAATACGTCATGAAAGACGGCGACGTGGTCGAGTTCAGGTTTAACGTGTAG
- the fbaA gene encoding class II fructose-bisphosphate aldolase translates to MPIATPDQYAEMLDKAKKNGFAYPAFNVSSSQTINSVLQGLTEAGSDGIIQVTTGGADYFAGQTVKARATGAIAFAKFATEVAKNYPITVALHTDHCPKPALEDFVLPLIAASEEEVKAGRGPIFQSHMWDGSSVPLAENLTIAQDMIKRTKAINAILEVEIGVVGGEEDGVSHEINEHLYTTLDDASKLVDALGFGENGRYMAALTFGNVHGVYKPGNVKLRPELLGEIQAGLAEKYGHGPKPLDLVFHGGSGSSAEEIAEAVSNGVIKMNVDTDTQYAFTRSIAGYMFTHYDGVLKVDGEVGTKKVYDPRAWGKVAETAMAQRVIEAAQQLGSADQSGK, encoded by the coding sequence ATGCCCATCGCAACCCCGGACCAATACGCCGAGATGCTAGACAAAGCGAAGAAGAACGGGTTCGCCTACCCGGCGTTCAACGTATCGTCGTCGCAGACCATCAACTCGGTGCTTCAGGGCCTCACCGAAGCAGGCAGCGACGGCATCATCCAGGTGACGACAGGCGGCGCAGACTACTTCGCGGGCCAGACCGTGAAGGCGCGCGCCACAGGCGCGATCGCGTTCGCGAAGTTCGCCACGGAGGTCGCCAAGAACTACCCCATTACGGTGGCCCTTCACACTGACCATTGCCCGAAGCCCGCCCTCGAGGACTTCGTCCTGCCGCTGATCGCGGCGAGTGAAGAAGAGGTCAAGGCGGGCCGGGGTCCGATATTCCAGTCGCACATGTGGGACGGTTCGTCCGTGCCGCTTGCGGAAAACCTGACAATTGCGCAGGACATGATCAAGCGCACGAAGGCGATCAACGCGATCCTCGAGGTCGAGATCGGTGTCGTCGGCGGCGAAGAGGACGGCGTCAGCCACGAGATCAACGAGCACCTCTACACGACGCTCGACGACGCGAGCAAACTCGTCGATGCGCTCGGCTTTGGCGAGAACGGCCGCTATATGGCCGCGCTGACGTTCGGCAATGTGCACGGCGTGTACAAGCCCGGCAACGTGAAGCTGCGCCCCGAGTTGCTCGGCGAGATCCAGGCCGGCCTGGCCGAGAAATACGGCCACGGGCCGAAGCCGCTCGACCTGGTCTTCCACGGCGGCTCCGGTTCCAGCGCTGAGGAGATCGCAGAAGCCGTCAGCAATGGTGTCATCAAGATGAACGTCGATACGGATACGCAGTATGCGTTCACCCGTTCGATCGCTGGCTACATGTTCACGCACTACGACGGCGTGCTCAAGGTTGACGGCGAGGTCGGAACCAAGAAGGTCTACGATCCGCGCGCCTGGGGCAAGGTCGCAGAGACGGCAATGGCGCAGCGCGTCATCGAGGCCGCCCAGCAACTCGGCTCAGCCGACCAGTCAGGCAAGTAG
- a CDS encoding type I restriction enzyme HsdR N-terminal domain-containing protein: MDFIERLNALATKVRNQSGFIQTEEATKNAFVMPFLATVLGYDVFDPLEVVPEFTADIGLKKGEKIDYAIMRDGEVQILVECKSSTIPLDLEHASQLFRYFAATNARIALLTNGQVYNFYTDLDAPNRMDDKPFLVLDLAEIDPVLVAELSKLTKDTFDLDSVISAAEELKYVSQIKRAIGAEFRDPSDDWVKFFTSRVYPGSFTQKVREQFTGLVAKAASQYLNDQVNGRLKTALGTNEFTSAEVSDDPKPHQSSDAVENDARHNTDIVTTPDELEGYAIVKAIGCSEVKPERIASRDAKSYFAILLDDNNRKPIARLHFNQSMQKYVGVFDADKNETRHPIATLDEIYRYADTIRDSIRGHL; this comes from the coding sequence TTGGATTTTATCGAACGCCTCAATGCTCTCGCCACCAAGGTTCGGAATCAGAGCGGATTCATCCAGACCGAAGAAGCCACCAAGAATGCATTCGTCATGCCATTTCTGGCAACCGTTCTCGGATATGACGTGTTCGATCCTCTCGAAGTCGTGCCGGAATTCACAGCCGACATTGGGCTGAAAAAAGGTGAGAAGATCGACTACGCAATCATGCGGGACGGCGAAGTTCAGATCCTCGTCGAATGCAAATCGTCGACGATACCGCTCGACTTGGAACACGCGTCACAACTCTTTCGATACTTCGCCGCCACCAACGCTCGGATTGCGCTTCTAACAAACGGGCAGGTGTACAACTTCTACACCGACCTCGACGCACCAAATCGGATGGACGACAAGCCGTTCCTCGTTCTCGATCTAGCGGAGATCGATCCTGTGCTCGTCGCGGAGTTGTCCAAGCTGACCAAGGACACGTTTGACCTTGATTCCGTCATCAGCGCCGCTGAAGAACTCAAATACGTCAGCCAGATCAAGCGTGCAATTGGCGCGGAATTCCGAGATCCATCCGATGACTGGGTCAAATTCTTTACGTCGCGTGTCTATCCGGGCTCGTTCACGCAAAAGGTCCGCGAACAGTTCACAGGCCTTGTCGCAAAAGCTGCATCTCAGTACCTCAATGACCAGGTCAACGGACGGCTAAAGACGGCGCTGGGCACAAATGAGTTCACCTCTGCTGAAGTCAGTGACGACCCGAAGCCTCATCAAAGCAGTGACGCGGTCGAAAATGACGCGCGTCACAATACCGACATCGTCACCACTCCAGACGAGCTCGAAGGGTATGCAATTGTCAAAGCCATTGGCTGTAGCGAAGTGAAACCTGAACGCATCGCCAGTCGGGACGCGAAGTCCTATTTCGCGATCCTCCTCGACGACAACAATAGGAAGCCCATCGCGCGTCTTCACTTTAACCAGAGTATGCAGAAATACGTCGGAGTCTTTGACGCCGACAAGAATGAGACGCGGCACCCGATTGCAACATTGGATGAGATTTACCGGTATGCGGACACGATACGCGATTCGATCAGAGGTCACTTGTAG
- a CDS encoding DNA recombination protein RmuC, with protein MDPVLALIIGLLVGAALGALVTALLARRRASTDPQLNPAVLEAQHQVALADARGAAASAAGQLAAELSAAQATTRALREQVTGLQEQNRQQIERQRLDEDARRERDRAESKVLQALTPVQESLRTMQNTVTELESQRSRQHGELSQQLKSATESEERLRSTAETLASALKSNSTRGVWGETQLRNVVAAAGLIERVDFDLQSSINSDAGAGRPDMVVHLPGGKNIAVDAKVPFNSYLEASQIPATATGEEGAKREQLLNAHVKALRSHIDALAGKAYWNGLDASPELVIAFIPSESLVSSALEADPAIMDYAFGKRVALASPVTLWSVLKTVAFSWQQDVLTEDAKTLFDVGRELYARLSKLSEHVEKLGRSIERSVKDYNAFVGSLERQVLPSARKLGVLDESKVLGSLPGIEEAPRELTAFELTTTPEDGPASTTNK; from the coding sequence ATGGACCCGGTACTCGCCTTGATCATCGGCCTTCTGGTCGGCGCCGCTCTCGGTGCGCTCGTCACCGCCCTGCTCGCGCGCCGCAGGGCGAGCACCGACCCGCAGTTGAATCCGGCGGTTCTCGAGGCACAACATCAGGTGGCTCTGGCGGATGCCCGCGGTGCAGCCGCATCCGCCGCCGGCCAGCTGGCGGCCGAACTCTCGGCTGCCCAGGCGACGACGCGCGCGCTGCGCGAGCAAGTCACCGGGTTGCAGGAGCAGAACCGTCAGCAGATCGAACGGCAACGCCTGGATGAAGACGCCCGGCGGGAACGCGACCGCGCTGAGAGCAAAGTACTTCAGGCGCTCACCCCGGTGCAGGAGAGCCTGCGCACAATGCAGAACACGGTCACCGAACTCGAATCCCAGCGCAGCCGTCAGCACGGTGAGCTGAGCCAGCAGTTGAAGTCGGCGACCGAATCGGAGGAGCGCCTGCGCAGCACGGCCGAAACGCTCGCATCCGCGTTGAAAAGCAACAGCACGCGCGGGGTCTGGGGCGAGACCCAGCTGCGCAACGTGGTGGCGGCGGCCGGGTTGATCGAACGGGTGGACTTCGACCTGCAATCGAGCATCAACTCCGATGCCGGTGCCGGGCGCCCCGACATGGTCGTGCATCTGCCCGGCGGCAAGAATATTGCCGTCGACGCGAAGGTGCCCTTCAACTCGTACCTGGAAGCCAGCCAGATCCCGGCAACCGCCACCGGTGAAGAGGGCGCGAAACGCGAACAGTTGCTGAACGCGCACGTGAAGGCGTTGCGTTCGCACATCGACGCGCTCGCCGGAAAGGCGTACTGGAACGGCCTGGATGCTTCGCCCGAGTTGGTGATCGCCTTCATCCCGAGCGAATCGCTGGTTTCCAGTGCGCTGGAGGCCGATCCGGCCATCATGGACTACGCGTTCGGCAAACGGGTCGCACTGGCCTCCCCGGTCACACTGTGGTCGGTGTTGAAGACAGTCGCGTTCAGCTGGCAACAAGACGTGCTCACCGAAGACGCGAAGACCCTGTTCGATGTCGGCCGCGAACTCTATGCGCGCCTGTCGAAGCTGTCTGAACACGTGGAAAAGCTGGGCAGATCGATTGAGCGAAGCGTCAAAGACTACAACGCGTTCGTCGGCTCGCTGGAACGCCAAGTGCTGCCGAGCGCGCGCAAGCTGGGCGTGTTGGACGAGTCAAAGGTGCTCGGATCCCTGCCCGGCATCGAGGAGGCACCGCGCGAGCTCACTGCATTCGAACTGACGACGACACCCGAGGATGGCCCGGCAAGCACGACCAACAAATAG
- a CDS encoding HigA family addiction module antitoxin — protein sequence MSEKLYPPIHPGEVLMEDFIGGFGITQNKLAVSIGVPPRRINEIVHGKRAITADTALRLGRYFGVDPQFWLNLQTQYELELAEDRVADQIAAITPLKVA from the coding sequence ATGTCTGAGAAGCTGTACCCGCCGATCCATCCGGGTGAAGTCCTAATGGAGGATTTCATCGGAGGCTTCGGCATCACGCAGAACAAGCTCGCCGTGTCGATCGGCGTCCCGCCGCGGCGGATCAATGAGATCGTGCACGGGAAGCGGGCCATCACAGCCGACACCGCACTGCGACTGGGACGGTATTTCGGGGTCGACCCGCAGTTCTGGCTCAACCTGCAGACGCAGTACGAGTTGGAACTCGCGGAGGATCGCGTGGCCGATCAGATCGCCGCGATCACGCCATTGAAGGTCGCATGA
- a CDS encoding dodecin, whose product MSNHTYRVTEIVGTSPDGVDQAIKNGLARASQTLRGIDWFEVVSTRGEVEGGTVAHFQVTLKVGFKLEDADG is encoded by the coding sequence ATGAGCAACCACACCTATCGCGTCACCGAGATCGTCGGCACGTCACCGGACGGTGTCGACCAAGCCATCAAGAACGGGCTCGCCCGGGCGTCGCAGACGCTTCGCGGCATCGACTGGTTCGAAGTCGTCTCGACCCGCGGCGAAGTCGAAGGCGGCACGGTCGCGCACTTTCAGGTCACCTTGAAGGTCGGCTTCAAACTCGAGGATGCCGACGGCTGA
- a CDS encoding class I SAM-dependent methyltransferase gives MAERTDKSRRAASFDSVAGVYEESRPGYPQEAVDWLVPADAARVADVGAGTGKFTRLLERPGRQLVAVDPSPHMLDELRRALPTTDARLGSAEQLPLEDASVDAVTFAQSWHWVDAPAATAEVARALRPGGTLGLIWNLRDERVEWMRELGVAMHADGDQFTDDVGVPQVGAPFAEPEAAQFGWASMLTREGVLDLVRSRSYFALMTDAEQDATLDAVSAVLARHPQTAGRDFIEFPYVTVCFRYRRP, from the coding sequence ATGGCGGAGCGAACCGACAAGTCCAGGCGCGCGGCATCGTTCGATTCCGTGGCGGGCGTGTACGAGGAATCGCGCCCCGGGTATCCGCAGGAGGCAGTCGACTGGCTCGTGCCAGCGGATGCCGCCCGCGTTGCCGACGTCGGCGCGGGCACCGGCAAGTTCACGCGGCTGCTCGAGCGGCCCGGCCGCCAGCTGGTCGCAGTCGACCCGTCGCCGCACATGCTCGACGAGTTGCGTCGTGCCCTTCCCACGACGGATGCCCGTCTGGGCTCGGCCGAGCAGCTCCCGCTTGAGGACGCATCCGTTGACGCTGTCACGTTCGCACAATCCTGGCACTGGGTCGATGCGCCTGCGGCGACCGCAGAGGTCGCACGGGCGCTGCGGCCCGGCGGAACCCTCGGCCTGATCTGGAATCTGCGCGACGAGCGCGTCGAGTGGATGCGCGAACTCGGCGTGGCCATGCACGCCGACGGTGACCAGTTCACCGATGACGTCGGTGTTCCACAGGTTGGCGCACCATTCGCAGAACCCGAGGCAGCGCAATTCGGCTGGGCCAGCATGCTCACGCGCGAAGGGGTGCTCGATCTGGTCCGCTCGCGCAGTTACTTCGCGTTGATGACGGACGCCGAGCAGGATGCGACGCTGGATGCGGTTTCGGCCGTGCTTGCCAGGCATCCGCAGACCGCGGGGCGCGATTTCATCGAGTTTCCGTACGTCACGGTGTGCTTTCGCTACCGTCGTCCGTAA
- a CDS encoding type II toxin-antitoxin system RelE/ParE family toxin → MIRSFADRDTERVWRREPAKRFDPRIRKTANRKLHLLDAATTLQALRVPPGNRLEALKGVWAGQHSIRINDQWRICVRWTDAGPEDVAIVDHH, encoded by the coding sequence GTGATCAGATCGTTCGCGGACCGTGACACCGAGCGTGTCTGGCGTCGCGAGCCGGCGAAGCGATTCGATCCGCGTATTCGCAAGACGGCGAATCGGAAGTTGCATCTGCTGGATGCGGCGACGACGTTGCAGGCGTTGCGTGTTCCGCCCGGCAACCGCTTGGAAGCGCTCAAGGGTGTATGGGCCGGTCAGCATAGTATTCGCATCAACGACCAGTGGCGGATCTGCGTCCGATGGACCGACGCCGGGCCCGAAGACGTCGCGATCGTCGACCACCACTGA
- a CDS encoding DNA-formamidopyrimidine glycosylase family protein produces MPESPEVQALVEFVAMRTIGHTIREFDVVDFPSYKSRSTSPTTATAARVRAVRRHGKYVDVELEVADGDGGRASHLVVSFGRHGWLAWYDRMAREPHLPAEPSSAPAVGRVSFDDDSGFDITDGGQFRSVGIWIVGNPSDVPAIARLGPDPIDPGFTREQFDHPIIGRRKKLKAVLQEQESFAGIGNAYSDEILFRARLSPAIHAATLSLDERDGLYDAMIRELREAVDARRGVPIDQLKAAKVAAMKVHGRAGEPCPGCAGTIRDFTFSGTSAQYCPECQTGGTVL; encoded by the coding sequence ATGCCGGAGTCCCCTGAGGTGCAGGCGCTTGTCGAGTTCGTTGCGATGCGCACAATCGGCCATACCATCCGCGAATTCGACGTTGTGGATTTCCCGTCGTACAAGTCGAGGTCGACGTCGCCCACCACTGCGACGGCCGCTCGCGTGCGCGCCGTTCGACGGCACGGCAAATATGTCGATGTAGAGCTCGAGGTTGCCGACGGTGATGGCGGGCGCGCATCGCACCTGGTCGTGAGCTTCGGGCGGCACGGTTGGTTGGCCTGGTACGACCGGATGGCGCGGGAACCCCACCTGCCCGCCGAGCCGTCATCGGCGCCCGCGGTCGGCCGGGTCAGCTTCGACGACGACAGCGGTTTCGACATCACCGATGGTGGCCAGTTTCGCAGCGTCGGCATCTGGATCGTCGGCAACCCGAGCGATGTTCCCGCGATCGCGCGGCTCGGCCCCGATCCGATCGATCCGGGCTTCACCCGTGAACAATTCGATCACCCGATCATCGGGCGGCGTAAGAAGCTCAAGGCTGTGCTGCAGGAGCAGGAATCGTTTGCAGGCATCGGCAACGCGTACTCGGACGAGATCCTGTTCCGCGCACGGCTCTCGCCGGCCATCCACGCGGCGACACTGTCGCTCGACGAGCGTGATGGACTGTATGACGCGATGATTCGGGAACTGCGCGAAGCGGTTGACGCCCGGCGCGGCGTCCCCATCGATCAGCTGAAAGCTGCGAAGGTCGCGGCGATGAAGGTGCACGGGCGCGCCGGCGAACCGTGCCCCGGCTGCGCCGGCACGATTCGTGACTTCACGTTCTCGGGCACGTCGGCGCAATACTGCCCCGAGTGCCAGACCGGCGGAACCGTGCTCTGA
- a CDS encoding NAD(P)(+) transhydrogenase (Re/Si-specific) subunit beta, whose translation MSLLPPEWAALLDLVAAVCFIVALKGLSSPRSARRGNLIGAGGALLAVLTVFFSTRLVNLPWILGAIALGALIAVPIARLVKMTQVPQLVAGFNGVGGGAAALVAVLELGHSPNPWVRLAVVFTMLVGAVSFSGSAVTIGKLQGIISGRPLMFAGMRWVMTGVLVACVVSGGIVIWFGAWPWAVVLLVLGLGAGLLLVLPVGGADVPIVISLLNAFTGVAVAASGIVLANVLLVVAGTLVGASGTILTKVMAAAMGRGLTGILFGAFRGGSSAGSTEVSNRPVRTSTTQDVAVLLGYAQRVVIVPGYGLAVAQGQHTVAELAAELESRGVEVEYGIHPVAGRMPGHMNVLLAEANVPYESLKELDEVNPEFKNTDVALVVGANDVVNPAAKSTPGSPIYGMPILEVGQAAQVVFLKRSMRPGFAGIENELLYDPKTTLLFGDAKDSLAKVLGAVKAL comes from the coding sequence GTGAGTCTCCTGCCGCCGGAGTGGGCCGCGCTGCTCGACCTGGTCGCCGCCGTTTGCTTCATCGTCGCGCTCAAGGGGCTGAGTTCGCCGCGCAGTGCACGTCGCGGTAATCTGATCGGGGCCGGCGGCGCTTTGCTTGCGGTGCTCACGGTGTTCTTCTCGACCCGGCTCGTGAACCTTCCGTGGATCCTCGGCGCAATCGCGCTGGGCGCACTGATCGCCGTACCGATCGCACGGCTCGTGAAGATGACCCAGGTTCCGCAGCTTGTCGCCGGCTTCAACGGAGTCGGCGGCGGGGCGGCCGCCTTGGTGGCTGTGCTCGAACTCGGGCATTCCCCGAATCCGTGGGTGCGCCTCGCTGTCGTGTTCACCATGCTGGTCGGTGCCGTGTCATTCTCCGGGTCGGCCGTGACGATCGGAAAGCTTCAGGGCATCATCAGCGGGCGACCGCTGATGTTCGCCGGGATGCGCTGGGTGATGACCGGCGTGCTGGTTGCCTGCGTCGTGTCGGGCGGCATCGTGATCTGGTTCGGTGCGTGGCCGTGGGCAGTCGTGCTTCTGGTCCTCGGCCTCGGTGCGGGCCTCCTGCTCGTGCTGCCGGTCGGTGGTGCCGACGTGCCGATCGTTATCTCCCTGCTGAACGCGTTCACGGGCGTCGCGGTCGCGGCATCCGGAATCGTGCTGGCCAATGTGCTGCTCGTCGTGGCCGGCACGCTCGTGGGCGCCAGCGGAACGATTCTGACGAAAGTGATGGCGGCCGCGATGGGTCGCGGGCTCACAGGCATCCTCTTCGGAGCGTTCCGGGGCGGTTCGAGTGCGGGCTCGACCGAAGTCAGCAACCGCCCCGTGCGCACCTCAACCACGCAAGACGTCGCCGTGCTGCTCGGTTACGCGCAGCGCGTCGTGATCGTGCCCGGCTACGGGCTGGCAGTGGCACAGGGACAGCACACTGTTGCGGAACTTGCCGCCGAGCTCGAGTCGCGCGGGGTCGAGGTGGAGTACGGCATCCACCCGGTCGCCGGCCGCATGCCCGGGCACATGAACGTGCTGCTCGCCGAGGCGAATGTGCCATACGAGTCACTCAAAGAACTTGACGAAGTCAATCCGGAGTTCAAGAACACGGATGTGGCACTCGTCGTCGGCGCCAATGACGTGGTCAATCCGGCGGCGAAGTCGACGCCTGGTTCACCGATCTACGGGATGCCGATCCTCGAGGTCGGGCAGGCGGCTCAGGTGGTGTTCCTGAAGCGATCTATGCGTCCAGGGTTCGCCGGCATTGAGAACGAACTGCTCTACGACCCGAAGACCACGCTGCTGTTCGGAGACGCCAAGGACTCGCTGGCGAAGGTGCTCGGGGCCGTCAAAGCTCTGTAA